In one window of Arachis ipaensis cultivar K30076 chromosome B06, Araip1.1, whole genome shotgun sequence DNA:
- the LOC107646528 gene encoding uncharacterized protein LOC107646528, producing the protein MAETTRDEDQTEEDNRKGGRNVILLEEADISEGINACSNSLYGRLFASKTFSIGTMGNALKAIWENPEGFSVSDKGDNSFQFFFNKEVDVLRVERGFPWLFKDYVLHVKRWKED; encoded by the coding sequence ATGGCTGAGACAACGAGGGATGAAGATCAGACCGAAGAAGACAACCGGAAAGGAGGTAGGAATGTGATTCTACTGGAAGAGGCAGACATATCAGAAGGTATTAATGCTTGCTCCAATAGTCTCTATGGCAGACTCTTTGCTTCCAAAACCTTCTCAATTGGAACCATGGGGAATGCTTTAAAGGCTATATGGGAAAACCCGGAAGGATTTAGCGTGAGTGACAAAGGGGATAATTCCTTccaattcttttttaataaagaagtGGATGTCTTGCGTGTTGAACGTGGTTTTCCATGGCTATTCAAAGATTATGTGCTCCATGTCAAGAGATGGAAGGAAGATTAG
- the LOC107645960 gene encoding uncharacterized protein LOC107645960 — protein MSLVTEEIKARSEVYHGDEMCQVKSKELLKEIELPNGLLPLKDMEECGYDRGTGFVWLKQKKPYTHKFEKIGKLVSYAAEVTAQVEKGKIKKLTGVKTKEILLWVTLSDIYVDDPPTGKITFKTPAGLFRSFPVSAFELEEEKDKSDDVKASAAATTTQVDEAVQVKEV, from the coding sequence atgtcTCTGGTAACAGAAGAAATCAAAGCTAGGTCAGAGGTATATCATGGAGACGAAATGTGTCAGGTGAAGTCGAAGGAGCTTCTAAAGGAGATCGAACTTCCCAACGGTCTGCTGCCATTGAAGGACATGGAGGAGTGCGGTTACGACAGAGGAACGGGGTTCGTGTGGCTGAAGCAGAAGAAACCCTACACGCACAAGTTCGAGAAGATTGGGAAGCTTGTGTCGTACGCGGCGGAGGTGACGGCGCAGGTGGAGAAAGGGAAGATCAAGAAGCTGACCGGAGTGAAGACGAAGGAGATTTTGCTGTGGGTTACGCTCAGTGACATCTATGTCGATGACCCTCCCACCGGCAAGATCACTTTCAAGACGCCCGCAGGGCTATTCAGGTCTTTTCCTGTCTCTGCCTTCGAGCTTGAGGAAGAGAAAGACAAGTCCGACGATGTCAAGGCTTCCGCCGCCGCCACCACCACGCAGGTCGACGAAGCCGTTCAGGTCAAGGAGGTCtga